One genomic region from Mesorhizobium terrae encodes:
- a CDS encoding COG4705 family protein encodes MPNNHDTKEATLLNKVPEVTIYFWIIKILATTVGETAADLLAVRLDWGLTMTSWIMSGAFIIALIAQLRAKRYIPVPYWLTVVLISVVGTLISDNLVDGMGVSLVTTTVAFAAALIAAFALWYRSERTLSIHTIITRRRELYYWAAILFTFALGTSAGDLMAEKFDLGYGLSAIVFAAMIAVTYATYLFANISPILAFWIAYILTRPVGASIGDFLAKPVIAGGLGWGTINTSLLFLGGIFALVAFLTVSKVDRIESAPSEA; translated from the coding sequence ATGCCCAACAACCACGACACTAAGGAAGCGACACTCCTCAATAAGGTCCCCGAGGTCACGATCTATTTCTGGATCATCAAGATCCTTGCAACGACCGTCGGCGAAACAGCGGCCGACCTTCTGGCTGTTCGACTTGACTGGGGTCTCACGATGACGTCCTGGATCATGAGCGGGGCATTCATCATCGCGCTGATCGCCCAGTTGCGAGCGAAGCGTTATATTCCAGTACCGTATTGGCTCACCGTTGTGCTCATCAGCGTTGTTGGCACTTTGATTTCGGACAACCTCGTCGATGGCATGGGGGTCAGTCTGGTGACGACCACGGTTGCATTTGCTGCTGCTCTCATTGCAGCATTCGCGCTTTGGTATCGCAGCGAGCGAACGCTTTCCATTCACACGATCATCACCCGCCGGCGGGAACTTTATTACTGGGCTGCGATCCTCTTCACCTTCGCGCTCGGCACCTCCGCAGGGGATCTCATGGCCGAGAAGTTCGACCTTGGCTATGGCCTGTCGGCGATCGTGTTCGCTGCGATGATCGCGGTCACTTACGCCACCTATCTGTTTGCCAACATCAGCCCGATTCTGGCGTTCTGGATCGCCTATATCCTGACCCGCCCGGTTGGCGCTTCGATCGGCGATTTCCTTGCCAAACCGGTCATCGCGGGTGGCTTGGGCTGGGGAACGATCAACACGAGTCTTCTCTTTCTCGGCGGCATCTTCGCGCTCGTTGCCTTCCTGACGGTTAGCAAAGTTGACCGCATCGAGAGCGCCCCGAGCGAGGCCTGA